In Halomicrobium zhouii, the sequence GAACGACCCTGCGCGTGCGCGTCGAGAACGTCACCCTGACTGCGACCCGGAACGGGCGCGTGCTAACGGAGAAGCGCCTCTCGCCGACGTTCGTCGTCGGGACGCCCGTCCTGGGCATGCACGACCGGGTGAGTGCGTACCAGCGACAACTCGACGCCGGCGTGACGAAGCCAGGGCTCGACCAGCGCCTGACCGCACAGCTGTACGCGCTCACCTGGGCCCGGGGCTACGCCCAGTACGGCGGTGCGCCGATAGACAACGTCGTGACCAATCGCTACGTCGCGCTGGCGACGAACGCGGGCTTGCTCGACGTCCAGCGCGAGACGATCGGCACGAGCGACGGCGTGGGACGCCGGACGCTGGCGGTGGAGACGGGCAAGCTCGCGGGGAGCGAACTGCTCGGTGCGAGTGGGGCGGAGGCACCGCCGGTACAGGGGGTTCTCGATTCCCCCACGAAGCCGCCGCCGAACGACATTCAGGGGCTCGAACCGCCGGATGGAACCCGGCGGGACGACGAGATGCCCGTCGGCGTGAACGAGACGGCCGACGACGCGTTCCTCGACGTCGTCGCCCACGGAGACGTGAACGATTCACTCGCAACGGTCTACAGCGCGGACGTACGTCTCGTCAGCGACGTCGACCACGTCGGTGGCGACCGACCGGCAGCGCCGGAGTCTCCTGGGGCAAACTGGACGCTGGTCGACGAAGACCTGGCCGTCACCACCGACGTCGAGGCAGCTGACGTCCCGCCGCCAGCGTCGCCGGCGGGCTGGCACCGGCTCGAAAGCTACGGACGGGAGGTCGAGGTCGATCGGACGCGCGTTCGGACGTGGCGCCGCGGGAACGAGACGCGAACGACGGCGACTGAAGCCACCGAGACGCGGCGCGTCGCGGTCGCCGTGGTCGGCCGGCACGTGACGAGCGAGCGGGCGCCCGCCAACGGCGTCCCGACCGTACACGAGCGCGGCGAAGGACCGCTCGAGGGACCGAACATGGCCGACGTCCGGGACGAGGCCGTCGACAACCTGGTGAGGAGTCGGGGCGGCACGGACGCCGTCGTGGCCCGGGCCGCGACTGGGCCGCTCGACACGGATCCGGTTCGCGTCGAGGGGGACCGCCCGACCGCTCTCTACCGGTGGGTCTACCGGGACCTGATGGACCTCCGCGAGCGGGTTCGGGGCGTGGAGGTTCGCGTCGAACGCGGCACAGTTGGGTCCTTCGAGGTGAACCCGCCCGCGATGCTCGCCGACCGGATCCGCGACCAGCGGGTGGATCTCGTCGACGCGCCGGCCACCTACGACGGCGTCGCGACGAAGGCGCGAATCGCCGCCCGGGTGACCTACCTCGACCGCGTGCTGGAACGCCTCGACGAGCGGGCGGCCGAACGACGGAATCGCGGGAGTCGGCTCGGCGAGTCGCTGGAAGAGCGCGGTGGCGGGTCACTTTCGGAGCTCCAGAACGGGATGGACGTCCCGCGGGCGTCGTCGCCCGACCGGCGGCCCGAGTTCGACGGCCCGGCCGGCCCAGTTCGGATGCGGGTCGACAGTGCACCGTCGTACCTGACACGGGCAAAGATCGACCGCGAACGAGTCCCTGCGCTCGACGGGCCGGCCCACCCGCTGGTGACCCGAAACTTCAACGTCGTCACCGCGCCGTACGGCGACGTCGCGGACACGGTCGTCGGCGAGATGATCGGGTCAGGCGGGACCGTCCGCCTCGCGACGGCGGCCCGGACGCTCAGGGCGGCCAACGCGACCCTCGAACGGCGAGACGTGAGCGCGGTCCGGGAGCGACGCGACGCGCTTCGAACGGAGGTGTCGGACGGCAATCGGTACGTCCGACAGGGGATGCGCCTGACGCTGGCCGAACAGGGCGTCGGTGACGGCGATGCCGAACGACGCGAAATCGTCGCCGATGGGCTCGCCCGCTGGGATACGACGGCCGGCCGCGCCCTGGCGCTGTCGAACGGATCCGCCAGTCCCGCTGTCGCCGCCGCGGCCGCCGACCGGGAGTCACTGGACGAGACCAGGGAGGACCGTCTCCGGCTGGAACTGGAACGGCGGACCGAGACCGCTCTCCGGACGGACGCGGCGAAACCGGAGAGCGAGGCCGTCAACCGGAGCCGGACGGCGACCCGCGACGTCGCGACCGAACTCACGCGACGGATAGCGAAGAACGCCACCGAACGCGGCGTCCAGCGCGTCACGAACGAGTCCTTCGACAGGGTTCCGTCGGGGCTCCCGCTCGCACCGCCGATCACGGCCTGGTACGCGACGACCAACGTCTGGCACGTGACGGTCAGGGGGGAGTACGCCCGCTTTGGAATCCGGGCCGACCGCGGTAGACCCAGTGAGCCCGGGAGCGACATCACCTACGCTCGTGATGGAGGCACAGTCCGGCTGGACGTCGACGACGACGGTGATCCGGAGCGACTCGGTCGGGCCACGCGCGTCGACTTCGACGTCTCGACGACGATCGTGGTGGTCGTCCCGCCCGGGAAGAGCGGCGTCGGCGACCGGGACGGGAACGCCGACGAGCGATCCGACGGCTGGCCCGAGCCGGGGCCGGACTGAGATCCGGGAGGGCTGTCGGACGGTTTGCGGCGGAACAAACTGATTTGTACCCCCGACAGCTAGCGGCGAGCATGATACGAGGGGAGTTCCCGGACGCAGGCGAGCGGACGCCCGAAGAGCTACGGCGCGGGTACGAGGCCCTGCTCGCCGAGACGATAGAGAAGGTCGGCATCGAGACGGTCGCCGAGGAGACTGCGCTGGACAGCGAAACCGTCGAGTCGCTCGAGGCGGGGGACTCCCCCGAGGTCACACTCGAGGGGGCGGCGGCCGTGCTCGCGCTCGCCGAGGACCGGCCGCCGGCCGACGCCGTCGCGGCGGAGGCCCGTGACATCCTCCTCATGGGGATGACGACGGCGGTGCTCGACGTTGAGACGCTCGCCTCCGGGGTCGACGGCGCCCTCGAACCCAAGGAGATCCAGCAGAAGGTCGAGGGTCGGTTTCCGATGACGCTGGCGGAGTACGCCCTGCTTCACCAGTACATCGAGCAGCGGAAGGGCTGATCATGCGCGTCGCGATACTGGGCTGTGGCTACGTCGGGCTCGAACTGTGCCGCCAGCTCGCGGACCGAGGCCACGACGTCGTCGGCGTGCGACGTTCGGCGACGGGCGTCGAGGCCGTCGAGGACGCCGGTGGCGTGGGCGTCCAGGCCGACGTCACCGAACCTGACTCGCTGGAATCGGTGCCCGACGCCGACGCGCTCGTCTTCGCCGCGAGTTCGGGTGGCCGCGGGGCCGAGGCGGCCCGCGAAATCTACGTCGAGGGGCTGCGGACCACTATCGACCACTTCGGCGCGCGTGACGGCGCCCCGGACCGACTGGTGTACACGTCGAGTACGGGCGTCTACGGCGACCACGACGGCGACTGGGTCGACGAGGAGACGCCGCTCGATCCGACCACCGAGAAGACCCGCGTCCTCGCGGAGGCCGAACGGGTGGCACGAGAGGGGGCTGCGGAGTGGGGCATCGACGGAACTGTCGCCCGCTATGCCGGGCTCTACGGGCCCGACAGGTATCGCCTCGACCGGTATCTGGACGGGCCGGTTACGGAGGGGTACCTCAACATGGTCCACCGCGACGACGCCGCCGGGGCGGTCCGGTACCTGCTGACCGAGGACCTGGCGCGCGACGACGTCGTCCTCGTGGTGGACGACGAACCCGTCGAGAAGTGGGCCTTCGCCGACTGGCTGGCCGACGAGTGCGGCGTGGACCGTCCCCCGAAACGGACGAAGGCAGCGCGACTCGCGGACGGTGACCTCTCGGACGCGGCGCGCCGTCGCATCGAGACGAGCAAGCGGTGTTCGAACGAGCGACTCCGTGATCTGGGGTACGAGTACCGCTTCCCGACGTTTCGCGAGGGATACCGGGCGGCGATCGATGCCTACGTCGCTGGCGGATAACCGGATTCGACCGGGCGAACAGCTACGACGCGAACCAGTGTCGGTTCCGGCGCAGTCCCGTATCCATTCTGACCCGACGGACCTGAAACCGCACGAGGG encodes:
- a CDS encoding DUF5791 family protein, with the protein product MIRGEFPDAGERTPEELRRGYEALLAETIEKVGIETVAEETALDSETVESLEAGDSPEVTLEGAAAVLALAEDRPPADAVAAEARDILLMGMTTAVLDVETLASGVDGALEPKEIQQKVEGRFPMTLAEYALLHQYIEQRKG
- a CDS encoding DUF7286 family protein — protein: MSRSDRGRIPFALVGVLLLVTSATIAATSQPRAPPAEPAVSKALDGATADTQTALRDAVREASEDAAREPVVERANTTAGRALNESAPFRDALRIRVYLAAREQLRDVDRRRGDVRVRASVSPVTNVSDLETAKHRVHLERADENGTTLRVRVENVTLTATRNGRVLTEKRLSPTFVVGTPVLGMHDRVSAYQRQLDAGVTKPGLDQRLTAQLYALTWARGYAQYGGAPIDNVVTNRYVALATNAGLLDVQRETIGTSDGVGRRTLAVETGKLAGSELLGASGAEAPPVQGVLDSPTKPPPNDIQGLEPPDGTRRDDEMPVGVNETADDAFLDVVAHGDVNDSLATVYSADVRLVSDVDHVGGDRPAAPESPGANWTLVDEDLAVTTDVEAADVPPPASPAGWHRLESYGREVEVDRTRVRTWRRGNETRTTATEATETRRVAVAVVGRHVTSERAPANGVPTVHERGEGPLEGPNMADVRDEAVDNLVRSRGGTDAVVARAATGPLDTDPVRVEGDRPTALYRWVYRDLMDLRERVRGVEVRVERGTVGSFEVNPPAMLADRIRDQRVDLVDAPATYDGVATKARIAARVTYLDRVLERLDERAAERRNRGSRLGESLEERGGGSLSELQNGMDVPRASSPDRRPEFDGPAGPVRMRVDSAPSYLTRAKIDRERVPALDGPAHPLVTRNFNVVTAPYGDVADTVVGEMIGSGGTVRLATAARTLRAANATLERRDVSAVRERRDALRTEVSDGNRYVRQGMRLTLAEQGVGDGDAERREIVADGLARWDTTAGRALALSNGSASPAVAAAAADRESLDETREDRLRLELERRTETALRTDAAKPESEAVNRSRTATRDVATELTRRIAKNATERGVQRVTNESFDRVPSGLPLAPPITAWYATTNVWHVTVRGEYARFGIRADRGRPSEPGSDITYARDGGTVRLDVDDDGDPERLGRATRVDFDVSTTIVVVVPPGKSGVGDRDGNADERSDGWPEPGPD
- a CDS encoding NAD-dependent epimerase/dehydratase family protein, translating into MRVAILGCGYVGLELCRQLADRGHDVVGVRRSATGVEAVEDAGGVGVQADVTEPDSLESVPDADALVFAASSGGRGAEAAREIYVEGLRTTIDHFGARDGAPDRLVYTSSTGVYGDHDGDWVDEETPLDPTTEKTRVLAEAERVAREGAAEWGIDGTVARYAGLYGPDRYRLDRYLDGPVTEGYLNMVHRDDAAGAVRYLLTEDLARDDVVLVVDDEPVEKWAFADWLADECGVDRPPKRTKAARLADGDLSDAARRRIETSKRCSNERLRDLGYEYRFPTFREGYRAAIDAYVAGG